One Clostridium estertheticum DNA segment encodes these proteins:
- a CDS encoding stage II sporulation protein P: MNFSKYTIKKDSNVRIAFSIFTLLIIFLFGIILPKSTKAYSEGNYINYFYVKAVNNTLSVIKSVSTQDQSIKNETSLKLQALSFLGIDISNPISIITKEIAYLNENEISGDVNVKKDSNEVNKLKTFILNPFNLGDKQISKNEVATQKPNVIANLYDPKLKKTLNNAKPEVLIYHSHTSEAYLASDKDTSKVSSSSDVTINVTAVGDVIEEELEKNYGIAVIHDKTVNDKGDYYGAYKKSGATLDKYLKEYGDFKLIIDLHRDSIKAVTTKLNGENVAKFMFVVTEKNPKYAKQKKLIDSMIGISNKLFTGLLDPREIYTYEYGMGFYNQNRSDNAVLIEVGSNSNTIEEVKNTGKYLARIIAEQINGKSE, from the coding sequence ATGAACTTTTCAAAATACACTATTAAAAAAGATAGTAATGTGAGAATTGCTTTTAGTATTTTCACATTACTAATTATTTTTTTATTTGGGATCATTTTACCTAAAAGTACTAAGGCCTACAGTGAAGGGAATTATATAAATTACTTTTATGTTAAGGCTGTTAATAATACATTATCTGTAATTAAGTCCGTAAGCACTCAAGATCAGTCTATTAAAAATGAAACTAGCTTAAAATTACAAGCACTATCATTTTTAGGAATAGACATTTCTAATCCTATATCAATAATAACAAAAGAAATTGCATATTTGAATGAAAATGAAATTAGTGGGGATGTAAATGTAAAAAAGGATAGCAATGAAGTGAACAAATTAAAAACATTTATTCTTAACCCTTTTAATTTAGGAGATAAACAAATAAGTAAGAATGAAGTTGCAACTCAAAAACCTAATGTGATTGCAAACCTTTATGATCCTAAATTGAAAAAAACTTTAAATAATGCTAAGCCTGAAGTGCTAATATATCATTCTCATACCTCGGAAGCTTATCTAGCCTCAGACAAAGATACATCCAAAGTTAGCAGTAGTTCGGATGTAACAATAAATGTAACGGCTGTAGGAGATGTAATAGAAGAGGAACTAGAAAAAAATTATGGAATTGCAGTCATACATGATAAGACTGTGAATGATAAAGGAGATTATTACGGGGCCTATAAAAAATCTGGAGCTACTTTAGATAAATATTTAAAGGAATATGGAGACTTTAAATTAATTATAGATTTACATAGAGATAGTATAAAGGCAGTAACTACCAAATTAAACGGGGAAAATGTTGCTAAATTTATGTTTGTAGTGACAGAGAAAAACCCTAAGTATGCCAAACAAAAGAAATTAATAGATTCCATGATAGGGATATCAAATAAACTATTTACGGGTCTTTTAGACCCCAGGGAAATATATACTTATGAATACGGTATGGGTTTCTATAATCAGAATAGAAGTGATAATGCTGTGTTAATTGAAGTAGGTTCAAATAGTAATACTATTGAAGAGGTAAAAAATACTGGTAAGTATTTAGCTAGAATAATTGCAGAGCAAATAAATGGAAAAAGTGAATAA
- the gpr gene encoding GPR endopeptidase, producing MISIRTDLAVEAKEIYSADSNGEMPGVDVDEYNDGDIKITNVKIVSDVGEKMMGKPKGTYITIDIPEFVHYDGEAMDRVSVVMGKVLKPLIKLEDSMTALVVGLGNWNVTPDAIGPKVVSKIMVTRHLKQLVPDSIDEGIRPVCAISPGVLGITGMETGEIIRGIVEKIKPNLVICIDALASRKMDRVNRTIQIGTSGISPGAGIGNRRMQINEATLGVPVIAIGVPTVVDAATLANDTIDLVLDEMIRTANAGGEFYNMLKSIDKQEKQKMITEILNPYVGNLVVTPKEIDMVINSLSKIIASGLNIALQPALNLEDINKFLN from the coding sequence ATGATAAGTATAAGAACAGACTTAGCAGTGGAAGCTAAAGAGATATACAGTGCAGACAGTAATGGCGAGATGCCGGGTGTTGATGTAGATGAGTATAATGATGGTGATATTAAAATTACTAATGTAAAAATAGTAAGCGATGTTGGAGAAAAAATGATGGGAAAACCAAAAGGTACATATATAACTATTGATATCCCAGAATTTGTTCACTATGATGGTGAGGCTATGGACAGGGTAAGTGTTGTAATGGGAAAGGTACTTAAGCCCTTAATAAAATTAGAAGATAGTATGACAGCTCTAGTGGTTGGACTTGGTAATTGGAATGTAACTCCAGATGCTATAGGGCCAAAAGTTGTTTCAAAAATAATGGTGACTAGGCATTTAAAACAATTAGTACCGGACTCCATAGATGAAGGTATAAGGCCGGTGTGTGCTATATCACCTGGAGTACTAGGAATAACTGGTATGGAAACTGGTGAAATTATCAGAGGCATTGTTGAAAAAATTAAACCCAATTTAGTAATTTGCATTGATGCATTAGCTTCTAGGAAAATGGATAGGGTGAATAGAACTATACAAATAGGGACTTCTGGGATTTCGCCTGGAGCAGGAATAGGAAATCGGAGGATGCAAATAAACGAGGCAACACTGGGAGTACCTGTTATTGCTATTGGGGTTCCGACAGTAGTGGATGCAGCAACACTAGCAAATGATACCATTGATTTAGTACTTGACGAGATGATTAGAACTGCAAATGCAGGGGGAGAATTTTACAATATGCTCAAATCCATCGATAAGCAGGAAAAACAAAAGATGATAACTGAGATATTAAATCCATATGTTGGTAACCTTGTAGTTACACCAAAGGAAATTGATATGGTTATAAATTCTCTTTCTAAAATCATTGCAAGCGGCCTTAATATAGCCTTGCAACCAGCACTGAACCTTGAGGATATAAATAAGTTCCTAAACTAG
- the rpsT gene encoding 30S ribosomal protein S20, producing MANIKSAKKRIKVTEVKTLRNTMIKSALKTKIKKFETAVVTGNVEEAKVTYANVVKALDMAVTKGILHINKAARRKSRLAAKLNNLSLTA from the coding sequence ATGGCAAATATCAAGTCAGCAAAAAAGAGAATTAAAGTTACTGAAGTTAAGACATTAAGAAATACAATGATTAAATCTGCTTTAAAAACTAAGATAAAGAAATTCGAAACAGCTGTCGTTACTGGCAATGTTGAAGAAGCTAAGGTTACATATGCAAACGTGGTTAAAGCTTTAGATATGGCTGTAACAAAGGGAATACTTCACATCAATAAAGCAGCAAGAAGAAAGTCAAGACTCGCAGCGAAGTTAAACAATTTAAGTTTAACTGCATAA
- the holA gene encoding DNA polymerase III subunit delta: MINFADLEKKLKKNEIDNCYVFCGSDEKLIKHHVKFITDKVLKSDFVDLNYSKFDGNKADFETIIEACETMPFMSDKKVVVVYRASFLDDSGTNKSSGDLKGENFQLLNEYLSNPSPHCVLIVYYVFSSDREKPSNKIKKLEKKACVIKVDKLRGEVLQKKCRDLFEAAGSKIGKAELTLFCNQVDNNMDIVINEIEKLISYAEGRDITKDDIFDMMPQKSENDIFNLVDYLSQKNIKRALDILNELIYKGEKIPLILFMMGRQFNLLFNIKLGIESGKSKEILANELKLHPYICEKMISQSMKFTLKALKRNIELCVDTEKTLKSTSTDNKINIEVFMIKTVM; this comes from the coding sequence TTGATTAATTTTGCAGATTTAGAAAAAAAGTTAAAGAAAAATGAAATAGATAATTGTTATGTATTTTGCGGATCAGATGAAAAATTAATAAAACACCATGTTAAATTTATAACTGATAAGGTGTTAAAAAGTGATTTCGTGGATTTAAATTATTCAAAATTTGATGGTAACAAAGCTGATTTTGAGACAATTATTGAGGCTTGTGAAACAATGCCATTTATGAGCGATAAAAAAGTAGTGGTGGTATATAGAGCATCATTTTTAGATGATAGCGGCACAAATAAAAGTTCTGGGGACTTGAAAGGTGAGAACTTCCAATTATTAAATGAATATTTAAGCAATCCCTCTCCTCATTGCGTTCTAATTGTATATTATGTGTTTTCAAGTGACAGAGAGAAGCCAAGTAATAAAATTAAAAAATTAGAAAAAAAAGCCTGTGTTATAAAAGTTGATAAATTAAGAGGTGAAGTTCTTCAAAAAAAATGTAGGGATTTATTTGAAGCTGCAGGTAGTAAAATAGGAAAAGCGGAGCTTACACTATTTTGTAATCAGGTAGACAATAATATGGATATTGTAATTAATGAAATAGAAAAATTAATTTCTTATGCTGAGGGAAGAGATATTACAAAAGATGATATTTTTGATATGATGCCTCAAAAGAGTGAAAATGATATTTTTAATTTGGTAGATTACTTGTCTCAGAAAAACATTAAGAGGGCTCTGGATATTTTAAATGAACTTATATATAAGGGAGAGAAGATTCCACTCATATTATTTATGATGGGACGACAATTCAATCTTTTATTTAATATTAAATTAGGTATTGAGAGCGGAAAATCAAAAGAAATTTTAGCTAATGAATTAAAGCTTCATCCTTATATATGTGAAAAAATGATATCGCAGAGCATGAAGTTTACTTTAAAAGCTCTAAAGCGAAATATTGAACTATGTGTTGATACGGAAAAAACACTGAAAAGCACTTCCACTGATAATAAAATAAATATTGAAGTCTTTATGATAAAGACTGTTATGTAG
- a CDS encoding ComEC/Rec2 family competence protein — translation MVRPLVYYAVSIFMGCFTFLILINSPILGAVIAASFLAVMHFTMEKKFFYLVACFFIIGVINYYSYFNINLPKAQKLKVRISDKSNYYCYAKVNNKKIILEGNIFKLTEGRNVWISGNFKKVPVYERGIVGTYTVKDYKICNEDLISKIESFRENLYQKFYLVLGSEKTALVMGVCFGDASFIEKTQKEDFKKLGISHVISVSGLHMSIVYKTLEIIIGYKIALLFSFAYMIFTGGQAPTIRAFIMIFILKISSRVYKKYDSLSSISLAAIILLLIRPFSILDIGFMLSFLCVLGIIMFNKKIKKVLYKLPASLNESFSLSISSQIFSLPYAVFALKTFSLGFLFSNFLLLPFYTLVVVLGNIGLVLSGFHELLNLINYGLYTILTIIEFIQKILGIMLPEIIYFSYIESLVVFGLYLCYLGIKSGYKQFKYLPLCVVFAFAYQNYKVFPEISYINVNNNDIVLVQYRNDTIAVTTGNFNIKDLKVPIKKENVFRGYRGDSIMNLSARCNIRLISHGNKLEAQVCFLEKSNIEPNLEAFNDKLVFNNTGSEIAVYKNIIKLKVDETYTPTGTIINKYIIIGNKALKLLIF, via the coding sequence ATGGTTAGACCCTTAGTGTATTATGCAGTGTCAATTTTTATGGGATGCTTTACTTTTTTAATTTTAATTAATAGTCCTATTTTAGGTGCAGTTATAGCTGCATCTTTTTTGGCTGTTATGCATTTTACTATGGAGAAGAAATTTTTTTATCTGGTAGCTTGTTTTTTTATTATTGGGGTTATAAATTATTATTCTTATTTTAATATTAACTTACCAAAGGCGCAAAAGCTTAAAGTGAGAATTTCAGACAAAAGTAATTATTATTGCTATGCAAAAGTTAATAACAAGAAAATTATTTTGGAGGGCAATATTTTTAAATTAACTGAGGGAAGAAATGTTTGGATAAGTGGCAATTTTAAAAAAGTACCGGTTTATGAAAGAGGTATAGTTGGAACCTATACAGTTAAAGATTATAAAATATGTAATGAGGACTTAATATCAAAGATTGAAAGTTTTAGAGAAAACTTATACCAAAAATTTTATCTTGTACTCGGAAGTGAAAAAACTGCACTAGTTATGGGTGTATGCTTTGGAGATGCTAGCTTTATTGAAAAAACTCAAAAGGAAGACTTTAAAAAATTAGGCATTAGTCATGTTATAAGCGTATCGGGACTACATATGTCAATAGTATATAAAACCTTAGAAATTATTATTGGTTATAAAATTGCTCTCTTATTTTCTTTTGCATATATGATATTTACAGGAGGGCAAGCTCCTACTATAAGAGCTTTTATAATGATTTTTATACTGAAAATATCAAGTAGAGTTTATAAAAAATACGATAGTCTTTCATCTATTAGCCTAGCTGCAATTATATTATTGTTAATTAGACCCTTTTCTATTCTTGATATAGGTTTTATGCTTTCCTTTCTTTGCGTTCTTGGAATTATAATGTTTAATAAGAAAATAAAAAAGGTACTCTATAAACTGCCTGCCAGTTTAAACGAATCTTTTAGTTTAAGTATCAGTTCTCAAATATTTTCATTGCCCTACGCAGTCTTTGCACTGAAAACTTTTAGTCTAGGATTTCTTTTTAGCAACTTCTTGTTATTACCTTTTTATACCCTAGTAGTTGTTTTAGGGAATATAGGACTGGTTCTTAGTGGTTTTCATGAACTGCTTAATTTAATAAATTACGGGTTGTATACAATTTTAACAATTATAGAATTCATTCAAAAAATCCTAGGCATAATGTTACCAGAAATAATTTACTTTTCTTATATAGAAAGTTTAGTTGTATTTGGGCTATATCTATGTTATCTTGGAATTAAAAGTGGATATAAGCAATTTAAGTACCTTCCCCTATGTGTTGTTTTTGCTTTTGCATATCAAAATTATAAAGTTTTTCCAGAGATTAGCTATATAAATGTAAATAACAATGATATAGTTTTAGTACAATATAGAAATGATACAATTGCAGTGACTACAGGTAACTTCAATATTAAAGATTTAAAAGTGCCTATAAAAAAAGAAAATGTTTTTCGGGGTTACCGTGGAGATTCAATTATGAACCTTTCAGCCAGGTGTAATATTAGGTTAATTAGTCACGGTAATAAATTAGAAGCACAGGTATGCTTTTTAGAAAAATCAAATATAGAACCTAATTTGGAGGCTTTTAATGATAAACTGGTATTTAATAATACTGGTAGTGAAATTGCAGTATATAAAAACATTATAAAACTGAAAGTGGATGAAACCTATACACCCACAGGTACAATAATAAATAAATATATAATTATAGGAAATAAAGCTTTGAAATTATTAATTTTTTAA
- a CDS encoding cation-transporting P-type ATPase, translated as MKQWYGKTMTKVVKILDSDIDLGLTENKIVYMREKHGENLILKPEIESLLTLIIEEIRQLWMVVSFIFIAMLFYNKLPIIACIVILIMIISVVYLINGDYSEEKSLMAIDNLNTAFSYVLRNGKRCKIACEEIVVGDMVFLENGSYVPADIRITECEDLKVKEVAVTGEKYEVEKYSMKIEGGVINLSQIKNMVFKSSIVTGGFGLGIVIATGMNTQIGKIASALLEYKKDNRVFTKSLNKIANNAAKVTIVAGAITLLFTLYNKFLVYDIINTLIYVFMTFYSPIYIIILFLFFNIIFNGFKKKNIFIKNISAIYFLANITTIFTKKIGCISENIFIFKQVYCDNMLIDVQKQGIAMEDTMERITSIALLCNDAKTCIEGKAYMGNDNSIENLAEYAILEFFNEKFPEKSKLEMEQKRIFKIPYDSDRLIKTVVNKIEDRYRANVSGSLDSILNKCTHILINGVEKEIKETDLKTIISVHIGMSNSAYNVIAFGYRNFNYEPSIDENIESNLVFVGLMGFENPIKNNSYAAIEKCEDANIRLIIDEEDNKLACLAFGKQIRLTHKTEEILSGIEIDYMDKEEFEKNIEAVSIFSKISSKHKSEIVNSLNHKGHSIASVGDRLTDLEYLNNSRISISTGSECSTVVRKLSSLFLQENDFSEIINLVHHSKKIINYISELGLFISSVGLSEILIILVSLITREKMPFTLIDLLYLNFIIIPCSGVSILLQNRNSDKVMKIINYKHVKRVSIRNSFITSIIYFIISGLIGEVAIGSTEHIGFVIFILYQNLFALTLIYEKHFSKNKISHSLLLINLVLQCIFIFMCLVNVIS; from the coding sequence ATGAAACAATGGTATGGAAAAACAATGACGAAGGTAGTGAAAATTTTAGATTCAGACATTGATTTGGGTCTAACTGAAAATAAGATTGTATATATGAGGGAAAAACATGGCGAAAACCTTATATTAAAGCCTGAAATTGAAAGCCTTTTAACTTTGATTATTGAAGAAATAAGACAATTATGGATGGTTGTATCATTCATTTTTATAGCTATGTTATTTTATAACAAGTTACCTATTATAGCATGCATTGTAATTTTAATCATGATAATTAGTGTTGTATATTTAATTAATGGAGACTATAGTGAAGAAAAAAGCTTAATGGCAATTGATAATTTAAATACAGCTTTTTCATATGTATTACGAAATGGAAAGAGATGTAAAATAGCTTGTGAAGAAATAGTAGTTGGAGATATGGTTTTTTTAGAAAATGGTAGCTATGTACCAGCTGATATTAGAATAACAGAATGTGAAGATCTTAAGGTAAAGGAAGTTGCTGTAACCGGTGAAAAATATGAAGTGGAAAAGTACTCTATGAAAATAGAGGGAGGGGTAATAAATCTTTCTCAAATAAAGAATATGGTATTTAAATCTTCTATTGTTACTGGGGGATTTGGACTAGGTATAGTTATTGCTACAGGAATGAACACGCAAATTGGTAAAATTGCAAGTGCATTATTGGAATATAAAAAGGATAATAGGGTTTTTACTAAAAGCTTAAATAAAATTGCAAATAATGCAGCGAAAGTTACTATTGTAGCGGGTGCAATTACCTTGCTTTTTACCCTATATAATAAATTTTTAGTCTATGATATTATAAATACTCTTATATATGTTTTTATGACATTTTATTCGCCAATTTATATTATAATATTATTTTTATTTTTTAATATTATATTTAATGGATTTAAGAAGAAGAATATATTCATAAAGAATATTTCTGCTATATACTTTCTTGCAAACATTACTACAATATTTACAAAGAAGATTGGGTGTATTTCTGAGAATATATTTATTTTTAAACAAGTGTACTGTGACAATATGCTTATTGATGTGCAAAAACAAGGTATTGCTATGGAAGATACTATGGAGAGAATAACCAGTATAGCATTGCTTTGTAATGATGCTAAAACTTGTATTGAGGGAAAGGCCTATATGGGAAATGATAATTCTATTGAGAACTTAGCAGAATATGCAATTCTTGAATTTTTTAATGAAAAATTCCCGGAAAAAAGTAAGTTAGAAATGGAGCAAAAAAGAATCTTTAAGATACCCTACGATTCTGACAGGTTGATAAAAACTGTTGTAAATAAGATTGAGGACAGGTATAGAGCAAATGTATCGGGGAGTCTTGATAGCATATTAAATAAATGTACCCATATTTTAATTAATGGGGTAGAAAAAGAAATTAAAGAAACTGATCTTAAAACTATTATAAGTGTTCATATAGGCATGTCTAATAGTGCGTATAATGTTATAGCTTTCGGATATAGAAATTTCAATTATGAACCTAGCATTGATGAAAATATTGAAAGTAATTTAGTTTTTGTAGGTCTAATGGGCTTTGAGAATCCTATAAAAAATAATTCCTATGCTGCAATAGAGAAATGCGAGGACGCAAACATTAGGCTTATTATAGATGAAGAAGATAATAAGCTTGCTTGTTTAGCTTTTGGAAAACAAATAAGACTTACCCACAAAACAGAAGAAATTTTATCAGGTATAGAAATAGATTATATGGACAAAGAAGAATTTGAAAAAAACATTGAGGCTGTTAGCATTTTCTCTAAAATTTCTTCTAAACATAAAAGTGAAATTGTGAATTCCTTAAATCATAAAGGGCATTCTATAGCTTCAGTAGGGGATAGACTAACCGATTTGGAATACCTTAATAATTCCCGTATTTCAATTTCCACAGGAAGTGAATGTAGCACAGTAGTGCGAAAACTATCAAGCTTATTTTTACAAGAAAATGATTTCAGTGAAATAATAAATTTAGTTCACCATAGTAAAAAGATTATTAACTATATAAGTGAATTAGGTCTATTTATTAGTTCAGTAGGGCTCAGTGAAATTCTTATAATATTAGTGAGCTTAATTACTAGGGAGAAAATGCCGTTTACACTTATTGATCTCTTATATTTGAACTTTATAATTATACCTTGCTCTGGGGTGTCAATTCTATTGCAAAATAGGAATAGTGATAAGGTTATGAAAATTATTAATTATAAGCATGTAAAAAGAGTTTCTATAAGGAATTCCTTTATAACTAGCATAATATATTTTATAATTTCGGGTTTGATAGGTGAAGTTGCTATTGGTAGCACAGAACATATTGGCTTTGTTATTTTTATTTTATACCAAAACCTATTCGCTTTAACACTAATATATGAAAAGCATTTTTCAAAAAATAAAATTTCACATAGTTTGTTACTTATTAATTTAGTATTACAGTGTATATTTATTTTCATGTGCCTTGTTAATGTTATTAGTTAA
- a CDS encoding phosphatidylinositol kinase, with protein MNKITMHNVKLDNVIIPQKEHTHGGTYEGERKNGVKNGQGTFIYTDGSKYVGLWKNNKMHGEGTLTWACGEKYVGQWNNDEKHGSGIYTWPDGEKYTGDWENGEKCGQGICSWPDGDTYVGDWKDGLRHGEGIHTWSQGDKYIGQWQNDERDGLGMYIYADGEMEMGQSKNNQLIR; from the coding sequence ATGAATAAAATAACAATGCATAATGTTAAGTTAGATAATGTGATAATTCCACAAAAGGAACATACTCACGGAGGAACCTATGAGGGTGAAAGAAAAAATGGTGTAAAAAATGGCCAAGGGACTTTTATTTATACGGATGGAAGTAAATATGTAGGTCTTTGGAAGAATAATAAAATGCATGGTGAGGGAACTCTTACATGGGCATGTGGAGAAAAATATGTAGGCCAGTGGAATAATGATGAAAAACATGGAAGTGGAATTTATACCTGGCCAGATGGTGAAAAATATACAGGGGATTGGGAGAATGGTGAAAAATGTGGTCAGGGCATTTGCAGCTGGCCAGATGGAGATACTTATGTAGGTGACTGGAAAGATGGACTTAGACATGGCGAGGGAATCCATACTTGGTCTCAGGGAGATAAATATATAGGTCAGTGGCAAAATGATGAAAGAGACGGCCTCGGAATGTACATATACGCTGATGGAGAAATGGAAATGGGACAATCTAAAAATAACCAATTGATAAGGTAA
- a CDS encoding zinc-ribbon domain-containing protein, with protein sequence MADKTIICKDCSQEFVFTEGEQEFYKEKGFENEPQRCPDCRRAKKQQNNRGFQR encoded by the coding sequence ATGGCAGATAAAACTATAATATGCAAAGATTGTTCACAAGAATTCGTATTCACTGAGGGTGAACAGGAATTTTACAAAGAAAAAGGATTCGAAAATGAACCACAAAGATGTCCTGATTGTAGAAGAGCTAAAAAACAACAAAACAATAGAGGATTTCAAAGATAA
- a CDS encoding V-type ATP synthase subunit D, giving the protein METFAPTKSTLMAAKSSLDFSEKGFELLDKKRNVLIREMMSYVSKAHELQNQVNMTFSKAYKALESANINSGIKNIQDIAMSVEEAKDYEILFKSVMGVEVPKITFERKEIEPRYGFYRSNASIDEAMKEFNNVKYLTYELAEVENAVYRLAMEVKKTQKRANALQNIQIPKFEEIVKFVTEVLEEKEREDFFRLKVVKKKHRKEED; this is encoded by the coding sequence ATGGAAACCTTTGCACCAACAAAATCTACTTTAATGGCTGCTAAAAGTTCCTTAGATTTTTCTGAAAAAGGTTTTGAACTACTAGATAAAAAAAGAAATGTATTAATAAGAGAAATGATGTCTTATGTTTCTAAGGCGCATGAACTTCAAAATCAAGTTAATATGACTTTTTCAAAGGCATATAAGGCATTGGAATCTGCAAACATAAATTCAGGTATAAAAAATATACAAGACATAGCCATGTCAGTAGAAGAAGCTAAAGATTATGAAATTTTATTTAAAAGTGTAATGGGAGTAGAAGTACCAAAAATTACTTTCGAGAGAAAAGAAATAGAACCAAGATATGGATTTTACAGAAGTAATGCATCCATTGATGAGGCCATGAAAGAATTTAATAATGTAAAATATTTAACTTACGAGCTTGCAGAAGTAGAAAATGCCGTATACAGATTAGCAATGGAAGTAAAGAAAACCCAAAAGAGAGCCAATGCACTTCAAAATATACAGATTCCTAAATTTGAGGAAATAGTAAAGTTTGTTACAGAAGTTTTAGAAGAGAAAGAAAGAGAAGATTTTTTTAGGCTAAAAGTAGTAAAAAAGAAACATAGAAAAGAAGAAGATTAG
- a CDS encoding V-type ATP synthase subunit B: MKKEYLMLNKVQGPLIILSNVENVAYDEIVEILVDEKYKKKGKVVQIYKDKAIVQVFETTTGMSVENTSVHFKGESFKIAITKDILGREFNGIGDPRDNGGEVYSSQKYDVNGRPMNPVARRYPRDYIQTGISSIDCLATLIRGQKLPIFSGNGMAHNELAAQIVRQAKVSSEEDENFCIVFGAMGIKYDDANYFKKSFEEAGVLEKVVMFTNLADDPIVERIIAPRCALTVAEYLAFEEDMHVLVILTDMTNYCEALRELSSLKEEVPSRKGYPGYLYSDLASLYERAGMMKGKKGSITQIPILTMPNDDITHPVPDLTGFITEGQIVLGRGIQQRDIYPPVNILSSLSRLMKDGIGEGFTREDHGDASNQIFAAYSRVQDVIALAQVIGEDELSETDKIYMEFGRAFEEKFLKQDFDENRDMTETLDLAWEILGILPSSELDRVSPKILEKYYKAVVK; the protein is encoded by the coding sequence ATGAAAAAAGAATACTTAATGTTAAATAAAGTGCAAGGACCTTTAATTATACTTTCTAATGTAGAAAATGTAGCCTATGATGAAATCGTTGAAATATTGGTGGATGAAAAATATAAAAAAAAGGGGAAGGTTGTTCAAATCTATAAAGATAAGGCTATAGTACAAGTTTTTGAAACAACAACTGGAATGTCAGTAGAAAATACATCAGTGCATTTTAAAGGGGAATCCTTTAAAATAGCTATTACAAAGGATATATTAGGGAGAGAATTTAACGGCATAGGTGATCCAAGAGATAATGGGGGAGAAGTTTATTCTTCACAAAAATATGACGTAAATGGAAGGCCAATGAACCCTGTGGCTAGAAGATACCCTAGAGACTATATACAAACAGGAATATCCTCCATAGACTGCCTTGCTACTTTAATAAGGGGGCAAAAGCTTCCTATATTTTCTGGGAATGGTATGGCTCATAACGAGCTAGCTGCACAAATCGTAAGGCAAGCAAAAGTTTCTAGCGAGGAAGATGAAAATTTTTGTATAGTATTTGGAGCTATGGGCATAAAGTATGATGACGCTAATTATTTTAAGAAAAGCTTTGAAGAAGCAGGAGTCTTAGAAAAGGTGGTTATGTTTACAAATTTAGCAGATGATCCCATAGTTGAGAGAATAATAGCTCCAAGATGTGCTTTGACTGTTGCAGAATACTTAGCTTTTGAAGAAGATATGCATGTACTTGTAATACTTACAGATATGACTAACTATTGTGAAGCACTAAGAGAGCTATCTTCCTTAAAAGAAGAAGTTCCTAGTAGAAAGGGCTATCCAGGATATTTATATTCTGACTTAGCGTCCCTATATGAAAGAGCTGGTATGATGAAAGGGAAAAAGGGAAGTATAACACAAATACCAATACTCACTATGCCAAACGATGATATAACGCATCCAGTACCAGACCTTACCGGGTTCATAACGGAAGGACAAATTGTTTTAGGTAGAGGAATTCAACAAAGAGATATATATCCGCCAGTAAACATTTTATCCTCCCTTTCTAGACTTATGAAAGATGGTATTGGAGAAGGTTTTACTCGTGAAGATCATGGAGACGCGTCAAATCAAATATTTGCAGCATACTCTAGGGTGCAAGATGTAATAGCACTTGCACAAGTTATAGGAGAAGATGAGCTTTCGGAAACAGATAAGATATATATGGAATTTGGTAGAGCTTTTGAAGAAAAATTTTTGAAACAAGACTTTGATGAAAATAGGGATATGACAGAAACTTTAGATTTAGCTTGGGAGATTCTTGGTATATTGCCGAGTAGTGAGCTGGATAGGGTTTCACCTAAAATTTTAGAAAAGTATTATAAAGCAGTGGTGAAATAA